One window of the Halorussus sp. MSC15.2 genome contains the following:
- a CDS encoding YcaO-like family protein, protein MTATGAGTIRPRVRSRSETATVERLVGERTGIVSEVEFDHPPRDDDSIVGADISTASVGELLPQDTETEPDPEAGGKGRTVAEGVQTAVGEFTERYCALWPSEVHDYRTVEATYADLAASDASVPDFGSVAPFDPETVREFGAEPFDRTTEVEWAAGTDLIDGDEEFVPVPLVSLGEATGGDPYFFTSSNGLACGPDLASALVGAIYESVERDAVMRSWYRQDPPTRLSLDEWPALERERRRLGNDFGDYRLCRFETDSEFHTLGAVYVDERERAPKFLFGAAADLDFEAAVRDALVEATQGLRSMKTALAYDGPEDVASPNVLNLDENFKYYMYPENFDEVSLFFEGPREVAPDRESRTFPTPERELDACLDALDAVGATPIAYDLTTAGVEETGLRVARVVAPELVSLCPPGLPPVGHPALADDELVGQGHPFP, encoded by the coding sequence GTGACCGCAACGGGGGCGGGAACCATTAGACCTCGCGTCCGCAGTCGGTCCGAGACCGCGACGGTCGAACGGTTGGTCGGCGAGCGCACCGGCATCGTCTCCGAAGTGGAGTTCGACCACCCACCCCGCGACGACGACTCGATAGTCGGGGCCGATATCTCGACCGCGTCCGTGGGAGAACTCCTCCCACAGGACACCGAGACCGAACCGGACCCCGAAGCGGGCGGCAAGGGTCGTACCGTGGCTGAGGGCGTCCAGACCGCGGTGGGAGAGTTCACCGAGCGCTACTGCGCGCTCTGGCCGAGCGAGGTCCACGACTACCGGACCGTCGAGGCGACCTACGCGGACCTCGCCGCCAGCGACGCGTCGGTCCCGGACTTCGGGTCTGTCGCGCCGTTCGACCCGGAGACCGTCAGGGAGTTCGGTGCCGAGCCGTTCGACCGAACGACCGAAGTCGAGTGGGCCGCCGGGACCGACCTGATAGACGGCGACGAGGAGTTCGTCCCGGTCCCGCTCGTCTCCCTCGGCGAGGCGACGGGCGGAGACCCGTACTTCTTCACGTCGTCTAACGGTCTCGCCTGCGGTCCGGACCTCGCGTCCGCACTGGTGGGTGCCATCTACGAGTCCGTCGAGCGAGACGCAGTGATGCGCTCTTGGTATCGCCAAGACCCGCCGACGAGGCTCTCGCTCGACGAGTGGCCCGCCCTCGAACGCGAGCGCCGACGGCTTGGGAACGACTTCGGCGACTACCGGCTGTGTCGGTTCGAGACCGACAGCGAGTTCCACACGCTCGGTGCAGTCTACGTGGACGAGCGCGAGCGCGCCCCGAAGTTCCTCTTCGGAGCGGCCGCCGACCTCGACTTCGAGGCGGCGGTCCGCGACGCACTGGTCGAAGCCACGCAGGGTCTCCGTTCGATGAAGACCGCGCTGGCGTACGACGGCCCGGAAGACGTGGCGTCGCCGAACGTGTTGAACCTCGACGAGAACTTCAAGTACTACATGTACCCCGAGAACTTCGACGAGGTCTCGCTGTTCTTCGAGGGACCACGCGAAGTCGCTCCCGACCGCGAGTCCCGGACCTTCCCGACTCCCGAGCGCGAACTCGACGCCTGCCTCGACGCGCTCGACGCCGTCGGTGCGACCCCGATAGCGTACGACCTCACGACGGCTGGCGTCGAGGAGACCGGTCTCCGGGTCGCTCGCGTCGTCGCTCCAGAACTGGTGTCGCTGTGTCCACCCGGCCTGCCGCCGGTCGGCCATCCGGCGCTCGCCGACGACGAACTCGTCGGGCAGGGTCACCCGTTCCCCTGA
- a CDS encoding TOMM precursor leader peptide-binding protein, which yields MTDSLQDALVEYPKIDASLVPVRLSPDDVHFRSGPWSGTVFDLSDDDREGTLADLVAMLDGTNTVDEILDAFGDDADEVAEVLYLLQDEDVIYAGEGAIGREGVRGYLSATDQYSGDELAHLDAATVALVGSGRTATYLARDAVEMGVGDVRFRSLHGSSIPEDLADAPEVSTLESGELRDALAAADYAVYAADRPDPDATDRLNRLAHETETPLLLGQVAGMDGVVGPTILPGETACYECFRQRRYANVDAPEGYRAYEEVVADAPGAPGPNLPGFGRIVAGCLGLELVNQLVSGVGFTVGRVVHYDFSNLSVGADDVLRMPRCPVCGKSSDDIDHSRHVSVEDMVRDRNGGGNH from the coding sequence ATGACGGACTCGCTCCAAGACGCGCTCGTCGAGTATCCGAAGATAGACGCGTCGCTGGTTCCGGTGCGACTCTCTCCCGACGACGTTCACTTCCGGTCGGGACCGTGGAGCGGGACCGTCTTCGACCTCTCGGACGACGACCGGGAGGGGACGCTCGCGGACCTCGTCGCCATGCTCGACGGTACGAACACAGTCGACGAGATACTGGACGCGTTCGGCGACGACGCCGACGAGGTCGCGGAGGTCCTCTATCTGCTACAGGACGAGGACGTTATCTACGCCGGCGAGGGCGCTATCGGGCGCGAGGGCGTCCGGGGGTACCTCTCGGCGACCGACCAGTACTCGGGCGACGAGTTGGCGCACCTCGACGCCGCGACGGTGGCGCTCGTCGGGTCGGGCCGGACCGCGACCTACCTCGCGCGCGACGCGGTGGAGATGGGCGTCGGCGACGTGCGATTCCGCTCTCTTCACGGGTCGTCGATACCCGAGGACCTCGCGGACGCACCAGAGGTCTCGACGCTGGAGTCCGGGGAGTTACGGGACGCGCTCGCTGCTGCCGACTACGCGGTCTACGCCGCCGACCGGCCGGACCCCGACGCGACTGACCGACTGAACCGACTCGCCCACGAGACCGAGACGCCGTTACTCCTCGGGCAGGTGGCCGGGATGGACGGGGTCGTCGGGCCGACGATACTCCCGGGCGAGACCGCCTGCTACGAGTGTTTCAGGCAACGGCGGTACGCGAACGTGGACGCGCCCGAGGGCTACCGCGCCTACGAGGAGGTCGTCGCCGACGCGCCCGGCGCACCCGGTCCGAACCTCCCCGGGTTCGGACGCATCGTCGCGGGGTGTCTCGGTCTCGAACTCGTGAATCAACTGGTGAGCGGCGTCGGGTTCACGGTCGGGCGCGTCGTCCACTACGACTTCTCGAACCTCTCGGTCGGGGCCGACGACGTGTTGCGGATGCCTCGGTGCCCGGTCTGCGGGAAGTCGAGCGACGACATCGACCACAGCCGACACGTCAGTGTCGAGGACATGGTTCGTGACCGCAACGGGGGCGGGAACCATTAG
- a CDS encoding SagB/ThcOx family dehydrogenase, protein MDLSKEGYENVRAFQVQSYDDGGVDFWPDESYIQQFQRREFEPGDVAEIFHENTKGDPVHDRQQSRSTQRLSEPGMHHVLANVDADYAGSELVELPSNVELDADLGTVLDGRRTVRQYADDSLSKRDLATLLRYGVGVSATRSDGAGNAKQFRTYPSAGGLYPVELYPVVLDVDGLDSGLYYYSASEHGLRRLRTDDPELADDFADALITSDRLNLASAPVVFVMTGAFPRNKAKYGPRGYRYVLQESAHAAQNLLLVAEALGLGTVPAAAFRDRALNDVLDVDGVNEAVVYTVGAGHPASEVSAP, encoded by the coding sequence ATGGACCTGTCGAAGGAAGGATACGAGAACGTCCGCGCCTTCCAAGTGCAGTCGTACGACGACGGCGGCGTCGATTTCTGGCCGGACGAGAGTTACATCCAGCAGTTCCAGCGGCGAGAGTTCGAACCGGGCGACGTGGCCGAGATATTCCACGAGAACACGAAAGGCGACCCCGTCCACGACCGGCAGCAGTCCCGGTCCACCCAGCGGTTGTCCGAACCGGGGATGCACCACGTTCTCGCGAACGTGGACGCGGACTACGCCGGTTCGGAGTTGGTCGAACTCCCGTCGAACGTCGAACTCGACGCCGACCTCGGGACGGTGCTGGACGGTCGGCGAACCGTGCGCCAGTACGCCGACGACTCGCTCTCGAAACGGGACCTCGCTACGCTGCTCCGGTACGGCGTCGGCGTCTCCGCGACCCGGAGCGATGGCGCGGGCAACGCCAAGCAGTTCCGAACCTACCCCTCCGCAGGCGGTCTCTATCCGGTCGAGTTGTATCCGGTCGTCCTCGACGTAGACGGTCTGGACTCCGGACTCTACTACTACAGCGCGTCCGAACACGGACTCCGACGCCTGCGGACCGACGACCCCGAACTCGCGGACGACTTCGCGGACGCCCTCATCACGAGCGACCGACTGAACCTCGCGTCCGCTCCGGTCGTCTTCGTGATGACCGGCGCGTTTCCCCGAAACAAGGCGAAGTACGGACCTAGAGGCTATCGGTACGTGCTTCAGGAGTCGGCCCACGCCGCCCAAAACCTCCTGCTCGTCGCCGAGGCGTTGGGTCTGGGGACCGTCCCGGCGGCGGCGTTCCGCGACAGAGCGCTGAACGACGTCCTCGACGTGGACGGCGTCAACGAGGCCGTGGTCTACACGGTCGGCGCTGGCCACCCTGCGTCGGAGGTGAGCGCTCCATGA
- a CDS encoding AAA family ATPase — protein sequence MKLVLCGPPGVGKTTVAERLRDALGAAGREVRVLHSDDFSRNTYEQMYERVLADPAADWLLDGTFYRREYRERFRALPDAHLVYLTASLETALERNRTREDAIDERGVRAMHGKFEEPETPDLTLDTEASSVEETVAALERYVSTWT from the coding sequence GTGAAACTCGTCCTCTGCGGACCGCCCGGCGTCGGCAAGACAACCGTCGCCGAGCGACTGCGCGACGCTCTGGGCGCGGCTGGCCGCGAGGTTCGAGTACTGCACTCCGACGACTTCTCGCGGAACACTTACGAGCAGATGTACGAGCGCGTGCTCGCCGACCCCGCCGCCGACTGGCTTCTCGACGGGACGTTCTACCGCCGCGAGTACCGAGAACGGTTCCGGGCACTGCCGGACGCTCACCTCGTCTATCTCACGGCGAGTCTGGAGACTGCGTTGGAGCGAAATCGGACGCGGGAGGACGCCATCGACGAGCGGGGCGTTCGCGCCATGCACGGAAAGTTCGAGGAGCCGGAGACCCCGGACCTGACGCTGGACACCGAGGCGTCGTCGGTCGAGGAGACGGTGGCTGCGCTGGAACGGTACGTCTCGACGTGGACGTGA
- a CDS encoding GNAT family N-acetyltransferase, with the protein MSYEVRRAETETERADALSVRFEVFVDEQGVPEDVEIDGKDDESIHFVGYAEGERGEGTDADRAPVGVGRLREVGDRTGKVERIAVLEEHRGEGVGRTIIDEIESTAAEQGLSTLVMHAQTPVEQFYRDLGYETTSDVFEEAGIPHVEMEKSLD; encoded by the coding sequence ATGTCGTACGAAGTCCGCCGCGCAGAGACCGAGACCGAGCGCGCAGATGCGCTCTCGGTCCGTTTCGAAGTCTTCGTGGACGAGCAGGGCGTCCCGGAGGACGTGGAAATCGACGGGAAAGACGACGAATCAATCCACTTCGTGGGTTACGCCGAGGGGGAACGCGGCGAGGGAACCGACGCCGACCGAGCGCCGGTTGGCGTCGGTCGTCTCCGCGAGGTGGGGGACCGAACGGGGAAGGTCGAGCGCATCGCGGTGCTGGAGGAACATCGCGGCGAAGGCGTCGGTCGAACGATTATCGACGAAATCGAATCGACCGCCGCGGAGCAGGGTCTCTCGACGCTGGTGATGCACGCCCAGACACCCGTCGAGCAGTTCTACCGGGACCTCGGCTACGAGACCACCAGCGACGTCTTCGAGGAGGCAGGAATTCCGCACGTCGAGATGGAGAAGTCGCTGGACTGA
- a CDS encoding LLM class flavin-dependent oxidoreductase translates to MKLSIVDIAPVRSGSTATEAYQHTVELAQAAERLGYSRFWVAEHHGLADSIASTTPEVLVSHLAAKTSEIRIGSGTVLLNHYSPFKVAETFASLDALAPGRIDLGLGRATGMPAADRALRSGVPHQRSGDDHAEKVEETARHLYGAFPDDHPYDDIEIPRSPDTVPETWVLGSSPASAEIAGELGLPYAFAAFIRPTVAEAAMETYRDHFETSEFDAGLDDPHSALAVNAACAETDREAARLRASSEAAYRRMQRGAFGPPPTVEEAIDELGGVPDPTPESLAPDEWPRAISGSPDTLATLLDEMTDAVGADEVVVQNLVEDPDDRIRSHELLAEGVGLTPR, encoded by the coding sequence ATGAAGCTCTCAATCGTCGATATCGCGCCGGTGCGGTCCGGAAGCACGGCCACGGAGGCCTACCAGCACACGGTCGAACTCGCGCAGGCGGCCGAACGTCTCGGCTACTCCCGGTTCTGGGTTGCCGAACACCACGGTCTCGCCGACTCGATAGCGAGTACGACCCCCGAAGTGCTCGTCTCGCATCTCGCTGCGAAGACGTCCGAGATTCGAATCGGGTCCGGGACGGTCCTGCTCAACCACTACAGTCCGTTCAAGGTGGCCGAGACGTTCGCGTCGCTCGACGCTCTCGCCCCCGGTCGTATCGACCTCGGTCTCGGGCGAGCGACGGGGATGCCCGCGGCCGACCGCGCCCTGCGCTCGGGCGTCCCCCACCAGCGGTCCGGTGACGACCACGCCGAGAAGGTCGAAGAGACCGCGAGACATCTCTACGGAGCGTTCCCGGACGACCATCCGTACGACGACATCGAGATTCCGCGCTCGCCGGACACCGTGCCGGAGACGTGGGTTCTCGGGTCGAGTCCGGCGAGCGCGGAAATCGCGGGCGAACTCGGACTACCCTACGCGTTCGCGGCGTTCATCAGGCCGACAGTGGCCGAGGCGGCGATGGAGACGTACCGCGACCACTTCGAGACGTCCGAGTTCGACGCCGGGTTGGACGACCCACACAGCGCGCTCGCCGTCAACGCCGCGTGCGCCGAGACCGACCGCGAGGCGGCGCGCCTCCGCGCGTCGTCGGAGGCCGCGTACCGGCGGATGCAGCGCGGTGCCTTCGGGCCGCCGCCGACCGTCGAGGAGGCCATCGACGAACTCGGCGGCGTCCCCGACCCGACCCCGGAGTCGCTCGCGCCGGACGAGTGGCCGCGCGCGATTTCTGGGAGTCCCGACACGCTCGCGACGCTCCTTGACGAGATGACGGACGCGGTGGGTGCCGACGAAGTCGTCGTCCAGAACCTCGTCGAGGACCCCGACGACAGGATTCGCTCGCACGAACTGCTGGCCGAGGGCGTCGGTCTCACCCCGCGTTGA
- the guaB gene encoding IMP dehydrogenase, producing MEKNSRQAGSFTDKLRVPEALTFDDVLLRPKESRVEPDEADVSTRVSTSVELNVPILSAAMDTVTESEMAIAMARQGGLGVLHRNLEVEEAVAEVERVKRADELVIRDVVTADPDQTVREVDAMMDRQGVSGAPVTDDDGDVLGIISGTDIRPYLEVGESDEVREAMTDEVVTAGEDVTAREALELMYEHKIERVPIVDEDHRLTGLVTMQGILQRREYQNAARDEGGHLRVGVAVGPFETDRAVAVDEAGADVLFIDCAHAHNLNVIDGAREIRESVEADVVVGNVGTREAAEDVVDFADGIKVGIGPGSICTTRVVSGAGMPQISAIAEVADVASEQDVPVIADGGIRYSGDAIKAIAAGADAVMLGSYFAGTDEAPGRVITVDGKKYKQYRGMGSVGAMQSGDGDRYLKDEPEEDEEYVPEGVEAAEPYKGSLESELHQLVGGMQSGMGYVGAETIPAFKERSEFVRVSSAGQTEGHPHDVMITDEAPNYSPSE from the coding sequence ATGGAAAAGAATTCTCGGCAGGCAGGTTCGTTCACCGACAAACTCCGCGTACCGGAGGCGTTGACTTTCGACGATGTACTTCTGCGACCCAAAGAGAGTCGCGTCGAACCCGACGAGGCCGACGTCTCGACGCGCGTCTCGACGAGCGTCGAACTCAACGTGCCGATTCTGTCGGCGGCGATGGACACCGTGACCGAGAGCGAGATGGCGATAGCGATGGCCCGACAGGGTGGTCTCGGCGTCCTCCACCGCAATCTCGAGGTCGAGGAGGCCGTCGCGGAGGTCGAACGCGTCAAGCGCGCGGACGAACTTGTCATCCGCGACGTAGTGACGGCCGACCCCGACCAGACGGTCCGCGAGGTGGACGCGATGATGGACCGACAGGGCGTCTCCGGCGCGCCCGTCACCGACGACGACGGCGACGTACTGGGCATCATCTCCGGTACCGACATCCGTCCCTATCTGGAAGTCGGCGAGAGCGACGAAGTGCGCGAGGCCATGACCGACGAGGTCGTCACCGCCGGTGAAGACGTGACCGCCCGCGAAGCGCTCGAACTCATGTACGAACACAAGATAGAGCGCGTCCCCATCGTGGACGAGGACCACCGCCTGACCGGTCTCGTCACGATGCAGGGTATCCTCCAGCGCCGCGAGTACCAGAACGCCGCCCGGGACGAGGGCGGTCACCTCCGCGTCGGCGTCGCCGTCGGTCCCTTCGAGACCGACCGCGCGGTCGCCGTGGACGAAGCGGGCGCTGACGTACTATTCATCGACTGCGCGCACGCGCACAACCTGAACGTCATCGACGGCGCGCGAGAAATCCGCGAGTCAGTCGAGGCCGACGTGGTGGTCGGCAACGTCGGTACTCGCGAAGCGGCCGAGGACGTGGTGGACTTCGCCGACGGCATCAAGGTGGGCATCGGTCCGGGGTCCATCTGCACGACGCGTGTGGTCTCCGGGGCGGGCATGCCCCAGATTTCGGCAATCGCTGAGGTCGCCGACGTGGCCAGCGAGCAGGACGTGCCGGTCATCGCCGACGGCGGGATTCGGTACTCCGGCGACGCCATCAAGGCCATCGCGGCGGGCGCGGACGCGGTGATGCTCGGGTCCTACTTCGCGGGCACCGACGAAGCGCCCGGCCGAGTCATCACCGTGGACGGCAAGAAGTACAAGCAGTACCGCGGCATGGGGTCGGTCGGCGCGATGCAGTCGGGCGACGGCGACCGCTACCTCAAGGACGAACCCGAGGAGGACGAGGAGTACGTCCCCGAGGGCGTCGAGGCCGCCGAACCCTACAAGGGAAGCCTCGAAAGCGAACTCCACCAGTTGGTCGGCGGGATGCAGTCGGGCATGGGCTACGTCGGCGCGGAGACGATTCCGGCGTTCAAGGAGCGCTCGGAGTTCGTCCGCGTCTCCTCGGCGGGCCAGACCGAGGGCCACCCCCACGACGTGATGATTACGGACGAAGCGCCGAACTACAGCCCTAGCGAGTAA
- a CDS encoding DUF5794 domain-containing protein, protein MSSSQHPVALRLERHVGGATKLLATVMGLPLVDGIFPALVLAGGVDTITGVLQVGLLVFGGSATVAVILAEMDGTPREQAKTVFAVGVVIVAVAAVEAAFAPTIKSVLDPKTFERFAALVMLAIAAKTASSRIGEYLPRPAVIVGLGMIASFQPGQFQIATVDYWLILKATAAAATGVTFALTVALTSPWLRDVVDIDRFRFGSAVALGILPLSLLGLAPGNAPLAVLVVTSLLAFDPGSTEDETDDAIEETAATEAMNEETTSPVNTSPSNPVGSQAVATDGAGSSDSDDAGYSYPSSEDGDEREPWL, encoded by the coding sequence ATGAGTAGCTCACAACATCCGGTCGCCCTACGCTTAGAGCGACACGTAGGTGGCGCGACGAAGTTACTCGCCACCGTCATGGGGCTTCCGCTGGTAGACGGTATCTTTCCGGCGCTCGTCCTCGCGGGGGGCGTCGACACCATCACCGGCGTTCTGCAGGTCGGACTCCTCGTCTTCGGCGGGAGCGCCACCGTGGCGGTCATCCTCGCCGAGATGGACGGCACGCCCCGCGAGCAGGCGAAGACGGTGTTCGCGGTCGGCGTCGTCATCGTCGCGGTCGCGGCCGTCGAGGCCGCGTTCGCGCCGACCATCAAGAGCGTTCTCGACCCCAAGACCTTCGAGCGGTTCGCCGCGCTCGTCATGCTGGCAATCGCCGCGAAAACCGCCAGTTCGCGCATCGGGGAGTACCTGCCCCGTCCGGCAGTCATCGTCGGACTCGGGATGATTGCTAGCTTCCAACCGGGTCAGTTCCAGATTGCGACGGTGGACTACTGGCTCATCCTGAAGGCGACCGCCGCCGCGGCGACCGGCGTCACGTTCGCGTTGACCGTCGCGCTGACCTCGCCGTGGCTCCGCGACGTCGTGGACATCGACCGCTTCCGCTTCGGGAGCGCGGTCGCTCTGGGCATCCTTCCGCTGAGCCTGCTCGGACTCGCGCCCGGCAACGCTCCGCTCGCGGTCCTCGTCGTCACCAGCCTGCTCGCGTTCGACCCCGGTTCGACCGAAGACGAAACCGACGACGCGATAGAGGAGACCGCGGCCACGGAAGCGATGAACGAAGAAACCACTTCCCCGGTGAACACGTCACCCTCGAATCCTGTCGGTTCGCAGGCGGTCGCCACCGACGGCGCGGGGAGTTCGGACTCCGACGACGCGGGCTACAGCTACCCCAGTTCGGAGGACGGTGACGAGCGGGAACCGTGGCTCTGA
- a CDS encoding DUF5795 family protein, with translation MTANRVVQGRMVTAESLAEMIEGEDVMDAQSIEDADRECPECGGDVLEVGYMPSVTAFVTGWKCQECDWSDTDRE, from the coding sequence ATGACTGCCAATCGCGTCGTCCAGGGTCGCATGGTGACCGCCGAAAGCCTCGCCGAGATGATAGAGGGCGAAGACGTAATGGACGCCCAGTCCATCGAAGACGCCGACCGGGAGTGCCCCGAGTGCGGCGGCGACGTACTCGAAGTGGGCTACATGCCCAGTGTCACGGCGTTCGTCACCGGTTGGAAGTGCCAAGAGTGCGATTGGTCCGACACTGACCGCGAGTAA
- a CDS encoding metal-dependent hydrolase, which yields MKSPEHATLGAIASLLLVFALPVSVPLEAAVLFGYGVLLSVFVDLDHFVVARYHAGDWSHLRRCVTDPVFAFTEQEQVFDGVDTRTLEVHRLLSHSLVGGALVGVLALFAPVYALFTAGVLYVHVVADLLRDGEIA from the coding sequence ATGAAGTCTCCCGAACACGCGACGCTGGGCGCGATAGCCTCACTGCTCCTCGTCTTCGCGCTCCCCGTCTCGGTCCCGCTCGAAGCCGCGGTCCTGTTCGGTTACGGCGTCCTCCTATCGGTGTTCGTCGACCTCGACCACTTCGTCGTGGCCCGCTACCACGCGGGCGACTGGTCGCACCTCCGGCGGTGCGTGACCGACCCCGTCTTCGCGTTCACCGAACAGGAGCAGGTCTTCGATGGCGTGGACACCCGGACGCTGGAGGTCCATCGCCTGCTCAGTCACTCGCTCGTGGGCGGCGCACTCGTCGGGGTGCTCGCGCTGTTCGCTCCCGTCTACGCGCTGTTCACGGCTGGCGTCCTCTACGTCCACGTCGTCGCCGACCTGCTCCGCGACGGCGAAATCGCCTGA
- the dinB gene encoding DNA polymerase IV, translated as MTGGGSHLPGTRDEEGDDPIVLHVDMDCFYAACERRREPQLEGEPVVVGMGYEGGQTHGAVATASYEAREYGVESAQAISTALERLPRMADAEDPDTDVDPDEAGYYRPVDMDHYEAVSAEVKEILHESADVVREVSIDEAYLDVTDRTGWKVAEGFARHVKHRIDREVGVTASVGVAPNMSAAKIASDHDKPDGLVVVRPDEVSEFLAPLDVGEIHGVGPVTARELREMGIETAADLAEADRAELRSRFGERGAEMHRRARGEDDREVTPRGRPKSLSRESAFTEATDDDERKREQVRTLAEAVADRSRRKGAMYRTIGIKAVTPPYDVNTRAKSLPGPVDDPGLVEEVALELLAEFDGVEVRKVGVRVSNLSFADGEQSSLGDGWGTAGAETDSSGPDGAGSESAPRRPDEDADDEDDSGNQRSLGDQWEMSDGERAEEASSNGGMAAGETADGETVVGETADGESPTAVTDGEADGGVPADPDSDGQLSLRDAWAGDDVAFDERANDADGDRDADSDGSSDSDADGDSVGDADLDGQVSLGVFESAPESDSTR; from the coding sequence ATGACTGGTGGCGGGTCGCACCTACCGGGAACTCGGGACGAGGAGGGTGACGACCCGATAGTCCTCCACGTGGACATGGACTGCTTCTACGCGGCCTGCGAGCGACGACGGGAACCGCAACTGGAGGGCGAACCGGTCGTCGTCGGGATGGGGTACGAGGGCGGCCAGACCCACGGAGCGGTCGCCACCGCAAGCTACGAGGCCCGCGAGTACGGCGTCGAGAGCGCGCAAGCCATCAGCACCGCGCTGGAGCGCCTGCCGAGAATGGCGGACGCCGAGGACCCCGACACCGACGTAGACCCGGACGAGGCGGGCTACTATCGCCCGGTGGACATGGACCACTACGAGGCGGTTAGCGCGGAAGTCAAGGAGATTCTCCACGAGTCGGCCGACGTGGTTCGGGAGGTCAGCATCGACGAGGCCTACCTCGACGTGACCGACCGGACCGGGTGGAAGGTCGCCGAGGGGTTCGCGCGTCACGTCAAACACCGCATCGACCGCGAGGTGGGCGTGACGGCCAGCGTCGGGGTCGCACCGAACATGTCCGCCGCGAAAATCGCCAGCGACCACGACAAGCCCGACGGTCTCGTGGTCGTGAGACCCGACGAGGTCAGCGAGTTCCTCGCGCCGCTCGACGTGGGAGAGATTCACGGCGTCGGTCCGGTCACGGCCCGCGAGTTGCGCGAGATGGGCATCGAGACGGCGGCCGACCTCGCTGAGGCCGACCGCGCGGAACTCCGGTCCAGATTCGGCGAACGCGGCGCGGAGATGCACCGCCGGGCGCGCGGGGAGGACGACCGCGAGGTGACGCCCAGAGGACGCCCGAAGAGCCTCTCTCGGGAGTCGGCGTTCACCGAGGCGACCGACGACGACGAGCGAAAGCGCGAACAGGTTCGGACCCTCGCGGAGGCGGTGGCCGACCGCTCGCGCCGGAAGGGCGCGATGTACCGGACCATCGGCATCAAAGCGGTGACGCCGCCCTACGACGTGAACACCCGCGCGAAGTCGCTCCCGGGTCCGGTGGACGACCCCGGACTGGTCGAGGAGGTCGCGCTGGAACTGCTCGCGGAGTTCGACGGCGTCGAGGTCCGGAAGGTCGGGGTCCGCGTTTCGAACCTCTCGTTCGCGGACGGCGAGCAGTCGAGTCTCGGCGACGGGTGGGGAACGGCCGGAGCCGAGACCGACTCGTCGGGGCCGGACGGCGCGGGGAGCGAGTCGGCGCCCCGGCGACCGGACGAGGACGCGGACGACGAGGACGACTCCGGCAACCAACGTTCGCTCGGCGACCAGTGGGAGATGTCGGACGGGGAGAGGGCAGAGGAAGCGTCGTCGAACGGAGGGATGGCGGCCGGGGAGACGGCGGACGGAGAGACGGTGGTCGGGGAGACGGCGGACGGAGAATCGCCGACCGCTGTGACCGACGGCGAAGCGGACGGCGGCGTGCCCGCCGACCCCGACAGTGACGGTCAGTTGTCCCTCCGAGACGCGTGGGCCGGTGACGACGTGGCGTTCGACGAGAGAGCGAACGACGCCGACGGCGACCGGGACGCTGATTCGGATGGCAGTTCCGATTCCGACGCGGACGGCGACTCCGTCGGCGATGCGGACCTCGACGGACAGGTGTCGCTCGGCGTCTTCGAGTCGGCCCCGGAGTCGGATTCGACTCGATAG
- a CDS encoding thioredoxin family protein codes for MDATQPDPTWDAEAHSESVDIIEAAVGEVTYRVWGADWCGDCHDVLPDFFAALEAAGVPNDEIDVHEVDENKDGEGVEEYDVTLIPTIVVERGDEEVARFEESEDRPAARYLAQRLHDSDVMV; via the coding sequence ATGGATGCGACGCAACCGGACCCGACGTGGGACGCCGAGGCGCACAGCGAGAGCGTAGACATCATCGAGGCCGCTGTCGGCGAAGTCACGTACAGAGTGTGGGGTGCCGACTGGTGCGGCGACTGCCACGACGTCCTCCCCGACTTCTTCGCCGCGCTGGAAGCCGCGGGCGTTCCGAACGACGAGATAGACGTCCACGAGGTGGACGAGAACAAGGACGGAGAGGGAGTTGAGGAGTACGACGTGACGCTCATCCCGACCATCGTGGTCGAACGCGGCGACGAGGAGGTCGCGCGCTTCGAAGAGAGCGAGGACCGGCCCGCGGCCCGGTACCTCGCCCAACGACTGCACGACAGCGACGTGATGGTCTGA